A window of Bacillus toyonensis BCT-7112 genomic DNA:
TTGTACGCTCGTACGAAACAAGATTGGGCATATGCGCCAAACATGTATCGATTTGAAAAAGTATTTATTGAACATAGGGATGAAGAGAATTATCCGGTCTTTCAAGAAATTACAGCAAAGCACTGTTGTGGATGCGGTCATATTATGTTGTATCATGAATGAACACACCAAGTATAACTTGGTGTGTTTTTTTAAAACGCTGACAAAGCAAGCGGATAAAGTAAAGTAAATAAAACAGAAAAACTACCAAAACCAATTGCTGTATATCCAAGTGTTCTTGCTCCGAAATTAACAGCTAATAAACCAACTAAAATCGCAAGAGAACCAAGTGTAACTGGATAAAAAGCAATTGAGAATAACGAAAGAAATAATGCGACATAGCCTATCATTGCTCCGGTATTTGTACCTTCTATTTCATTTGCAATTTCTTTGCGCTCATGTCTAATTGGAATGCCGGCTGGAGATATTTCAGCTGCATACTCTTCGTGTTTTTCACCACTTTTAAAATGATGATTTCTCTTTCTTCGCATGTACATCCCCCTCTTTCAATTGGGTGTATCTATAGTATCTTTCAAAATGAGAAGAGCATGAGTATGAGTTAAACCCAAGTAAAGCAAAAAATGGAGAAAATAGATTTCGTTGTTATCTTACTTATCCCGCTATTTGCGGGCAGTAAAACTTCTATTTCAAAATTCGGCTAGAGTAAAGAAGTTATGTAGGAGCCGGGTTGCCTGTAAAAGCTCGATTGGTGTGGGCTAATAATCAGTGGGAACGAATAAAACCGCCACTAATTAAAGTTTCACTCTATCTCCTTATGAAGATAAACAGGGATTTTGGAAAATGATGTAGAATGAATTGAATGATAATACGTGAAGGTAGGGGAATGTATGAAGAAATTCAATTGGCATGAATCAGCAGAGAAGAAGTGGGATAGTAGTGCGGAATATTGGAATAAAAATAGTCAGGAAATGTGGGATAGCGGGAGCAGGAGTACAATTATTCCATTTTTTGAACAGTACGTGGAGAAAGAAGCTCAAGTGTTAGATGTTGGCTGTGGTGATGGATACGGTACATATAAATTAAGTTGCGTTGGCTATAAAGCAGTTGGAGTAGATTTATCGGAAATTATGATTCAAAAAGGTAAAGAACGTGGGGAAGATTCAAATTTATCTTTTGTGAAAGGAGATCTTTCCACTTTACCATTTGAAAATGAACAATTTAAAGCGATTATGGCCATTAACTCTTTAGAATGGACTGAGAATCCATTACAAGCATTAAATGAAATAAAACGTGTTTTAAAGAAAGATGGATACGCATGTATTGCAATTTTAGGACCGACAGCAAAACCTCGAGAGAACAGTTATCCTCGTTTATACGGCAAAGACGTTGTTTGTAATACGATGATGCCTTGGGAATTTGAACAGTTAGCGAAAGAACAAGGTTTTGAAGCTGTAGATGGCATTGGTGTATATAAGCGCGGAGTAAATGAGAAGATGCTAGGTCAACTACCTACAGAGTTACAACAATCCTTAACATTCTTATGGGTATTTATGTTAAAAAACGTATAAAGAAATGAAAGAATTTTTAGGAGGTAAATAAGTGCAGAAAATACAAAAAACTGATACAATATCATCAGAACCAATTAAAGGGGGACTAGGGTATATGACAACTACTACAACAGTTAAATCCGATATTGAAATCGCACAAGAAGCGAGTATGAAGAAGATTCAAGAAATTGCAGCCGATTTAAATATTTTAGAAGATGAATTAGAGCCATACGGGCATTATAAAGGTAAGTTATCTCTTGATATTTTTAAGCGCTTACAGGATGAGAAAGACGGTAAAGTTGTTTTAGTAACAGCGATTAACCCAACTCCAGCTGGAGAAGGTAAATCAACAGTAACAGTTGGTTTAGGTCAAGCTTTTAATAAAATTGGTAAGAAAACAGTAATTGCACTTCGCGAACCATCTCTTGGACCAACGATGGGACTAAAAGGCGGAGCAGCAGGTGGTGGTTTTTCACAGGTTGTACCAATGGAAGACATTAACCTTCACTTTACTGGAGATATTCACGCAATTACAACTGCGAATAACGCGTTAGCGGCGTTTATTGATAATCATATCCAACAAGGAAACACACTTGGAATTGATACGCGTAAAATCGTTTGGAAACGCTGTGTTGACTTAAATGATCGTGCCCTTCGTAACGTCGTAATTGGTCTTGGTGGACCAGTTCAAGGTGTACCACGTGA
This region includes:
- a CDS encoding class I SAM-dependent methyltransferase; the protein is MKKFNWHESAEKKWDSSAEYWNKNSQEMWDSGSRSTIIPFFEQYVEKEAQVLDVGCGDGYGTYKLSCVGYKAVGVDLSEIMIQKGKERGEDSNLSFVKGDLSTLPFENEQFKAIMAINSLEWTENPLQALNEIKRVLKKDGYACIAILGPTAKPRENSYPRLYGKDVVCNTMMPWEFEQLAKEQGFEAVDGIGVYKRGVNEKMLGQLPTELQQSLTFLWVFMLKNV